One window of the Fundidesulfovibrio soli genome contains the following:
- a CDS encoding ABC transporter permease, whose product MTDGFWQSALRHPMFLAGFLLVGGMSLAAVLAPWIAPFDPTALNVDALLQPPSAAHLLGTDALGRDVLSRMLHGGRVSLWVGFLAVGLAVALGLFFGLVAGYFGGLADEVIMRGVDVMLCFPSFFLILTVIAFLEPSLGNIMIIIGLTSWMGVARLVRAETLSLARRDFVLASRLAGAGSARILLRHILPNAAGPVLVSATLGIAGAILTESSLSFLGLGVQPPMPSWGNMLLEGKEVLEIAPWLSVFPGLAILFTVLGYNLLGESLRDLLDPRLKQ is encoded by the coding sequence ATGACTGACGGATTCTGGCAGAGCGCCCTGCGCCACCCCATGTTCCTGGCGGGCTTCCTGCTGGTGGGCGGCATGTCCCTGGCGGCGGTGCTGGCCCCCTGGATCGCCCCGTTCGACCCCACGGCCCTCAACGTGGACGCCCTGCTCCAGCCGCCCAGCGCCGCACACCTCCTGGGCACCGACGCCCTGGGGCGCGACGTGCTCTCGCGCATGCTGCACGGCGGGCGCGTCTCGCTGTGGGTGGGCTTTCTCGCGGTGGGGCTGGCCGTGGCCTTGGGACTGTTCTTCGGGCTGGTGGCGGGCTACTTCGGGGGCCTGGCGGACGAGGTCATCATGCGCGGGGTGGACGTGATGCTCTGCTTCCCCTCCTTCTTCCTGATCCTCACGGTCATCGCCTTCCTGGAGCCCTCCCTGGGCAACATCATGATCATCATCGGCCTGACCTCCTGGATGGGCGTAGCCCGCCTGGTGCGCGCCGAGACCCTCTCCCTGGCCCGACGCGACTTCGTGCTGGCCTCGCGGCTGGCCGGGGCGGGCAGCGCGCGCATCCTGCTGCGCCACATCCTGCCCAACGCGGCCGGGCCGGTGCTGGTCTCGGCCACCCTGGGCATCGCCGGGGCCATCCTGACCGAGTCCTCGCTATCCTTCCTGGGGCTCGGGGTGCAGCCGCCCATGCCCTCCTGGGGCAACATGCTCCTGGAAGGCAAGGAGGTGCTGGAGATCGCGCCCTGGCTCTCGGTGTTCCCGGGGCTGGCCATCCTGTTCACGGTGCTGGGCTACAACCTGCTGGGCGAATCCCTGCGGGACTTGCTCGACCCCAGGCTCAAGCAGTAA
- a CDS encoding glycosyltransferase family 4 protein encodes MTSFRKTAARNVPDGFDLESHPKVAIIVETTIPPVSRANLRMYWLAREILAQKKALVNMIAPSRDLGSRASYFTEWIWMNQYPGFGKSLYGAFRLPVRLWHFLASIISIVVLEVWYRRSGARGFCAVHAWNPLAGMAAVVAGWLIRRPVFLDFTDFYSDIARTDMPMLAKPLVWLENLVLGRARNVFVVSDVMREHLIAHKGLPPEKVVVVPDGTDAQTFRPGLDGAAVRRKLGISDETPLIIFHGDIKHDDGVDVLLNVLAEVVKVRPDTRLLILGGGGPYFDGVIKPMIESLGLAGHIVSPGWIPHNEVPAYVNACDVGAMTLRATLNHDNYLSFKLFEYWACGLPVVVTKLKAIGRIVKDGENGLVCPSEDVAAYAAAFLRLIEDRELGRRMGAAGRELVEREYDWRTIMKKEVACYTQDILDLAVGARRP; translated from the coding sequence ATGACCTCATTCCGCAAGACAGCCGCCCGCAACGTGCCCGACGGGTTCGACCTGGAGAGCCACCCCAAGGTGGCGATCATCGTGGAGACCACCATCCCGCCGGTGTCGCGCGCCAACCTGCGCATGTACTGGCTGGCCCGTGAGATCCTGGCCCAGAAGAAGGCCCTGGTGAACATGATCGCCCCCAGCCGGGACCTGGGCTCCAGGGCCTCCTACTTCACCGAGTGGATCTGGATGAACCAGTACCCCGGCTTCGGCAAGTCGCTCTACGGGGCCTTCAGGCTGCCGGTGCGGCTGTGGCACTTCCTGGCCTCCATCATCTCCATCGTGGTGCTGGAGGTCTGGTACCGCCGCTCCGGGGCGCGCGGCTTCTGCGCCGTGCACGCCTGGAACCCCCTGGCGGGCATGGCCGCCGTGGTGGCGGGCTGGCTCATCCGGCGGCCCGTGTTCCTCGACTTCACGGACTTCTATTCCGACATCGCCCGCACGGACATGCCCATGCTGGCCAAGCCCCTGGTCTGGCTGGAAAACCTGGTGCTGGGCCGGGCGCGCAACGTGTTCGTGGTCTCCGACGTGATGCGCGAGCACCTCATCGCCCACAAGGGCCTGCCGCCCGAGAAGGTGGTGGTGGTGCCCGACGGCACCGACGCCCAGACCTTCCGCCCGGGCCTGGACGGGGCCGCCGTGCGCCGCAAGCTGGGCATCTCCGACGAGACCCCGCTGATCATCTTCCACGGCGACATCAAGCACGACGACGGCGTGGACGTGCTCCTGAACGTGCTGGCCGAGGTGGTCAAGGTCCGGCCGGACACACGCCTGCTCATCCTGGGCGGGGGCGGCCCCTACTTCGACGGGGTGATCAAGCCCATGATCGAGAGCCTGGGGCTTGCCGGGCACATCGTCAGCCCCGGCTGGATCCCCCACAACGAGGTCCCGGCCTACGTCAACGCCTGCGACGTGGGCGCCATGACCCTGCGGGCCACGCTCAACCACGACAACTACCTCTCCTTCAAGCTCTTCGAGTACTGGGCCTGCGGGCTGCCCGTGGTGGTCACGAAGCTCAAGGCCATCGGGCGCATCGTGAAGGACGGCGAGAACGGGCTGGTCTGCCCCTCGGAGGACGTGGCGGCCTACGCGGCGGCCTTCCTGCGCCTCATCGAGGACCGCGAGCTGGGCAGGCGCATGGGCGCGGCCGGGCGCGAGCTGGTGGAGCGCGAGTACGACTGGCGGACGATCATGAAGAAAGAGGTCGCCTGCTACACCCAGGACATCCTTGATCTGGCGGTGGGGGCCAGGAGGCCCTGA
- a CDS encoding class I SAM-dependent methyltransferase → MNHASPPVSVCPVCRCDRATQYHQDSRVRLVRCASCGLKYQSPMPTLEALSALYASQEYYDGQYFPAQFAERKAMFAHRLAALEPLTGGPGRVLEVGCGRGQFLEAALERGWSACGQEFAEQTVEVLKGTVPAAELAYGVFPEECPFPDASFDLVHLNHVLEHFFEPMEALSRVWGLLKPGGVLYCEVPRQSNLQNTLSNLLGRKDFAVHYMLEHLCYFEAKSMTRALEGSGFAPLSIRIEGMGDPHRFVRGVHYTSPWTHLMALVVGGLKLQGPLGGGNLVAVARKKEPR, encoded by the coding sequence ATGAACCACGCCTCCCCGCCCGTCTCCGTCTGCCCCGTCTGCCGCTGCGACCGCGCCACGCAGTACCACCAGGACTCCCGCGTGCGCCTTGTGCGCTGCGCAAGCTGCGGGCTCAAGTACCAGAGCCCCATGCCCACGCTGGAGGCCCTGAGCGCGCTCTACGCCTCGCAGGAATATTACGACGGCCAGTACTTCCCGGCCCAGTTCGCCGAGCGCAAGGCCATGTTCGCCCACCGCCTGGCCGCCCTGGAGCCCCTCACGGGCGGGCCGGGCCGCGTGCTGGAGGTGGGCTGCGGGCGCGGGCAGTTCCTGGAGGCGGCCCTGGAGCGCGGCTGGAGCGCCTGCGGCCAGGAGTTCGCCGAGCAGACCGTGGAGGTGCTGAAGGGCACCGTGCCGGCGGCCGAGCTGGCCTACGGCGTGTTCCCGGAGGAGTGCCCCTTCCCGGACGCGTCCTTCGACCTGGTGCACCTCAACCACGTGCTGGAGCACTTCTTCGAGCCCATGGAGGCCCTGAGCCGCGTGTGGGGCCTGCTCAAGCCCGGGGGCGTGCTCTACTGCGAGGTGCCCCGGCAGTCCAACCTGCAGAACACCCTCTCCAACCTGCTGGGCCGCAAGGATTTCGCGGTGCACTACATGCTGGAGCACCTCTGCTACTTCGAGGCCAAGTCCATGACCCGCGCGCTCGAAGGCTCCGGCTTCGCGCCGCTCTCCATCCGCATCGAGGGCATGGGCGACCCGCACCGCTTCGTGCGCGGCGTGCACTACACCTCGCCCTGGACCCACCTCATGGCCCTGGTCGTGGGCGGGCTCAAGCTGCAGGGGCCGCTGGGCGGCGGCAACCTGGTGGCCGTGGCCCGCAAAAAGGAACCCCGATGA
- a CDS encoding sensor histidine kinase encodes MPDSGKTREQLLAELLELRSSERLRRKLAAVSCDFTHACEREGLEPFRVTWLGGAYEKVTGYNSLEILTTGCWLTFVHQEDQERVGAHLMRLKAGDAGEIEFRLIHKDGGVRHVRETYLCEQGEHVHQLRLYGSINDITERTRMQELMVQTEKMMSVGGLAAGMAHEINNPLSGILQSIQVIMRRLGEPNGPNAMAARESGCTLDSVTGYMERRGILTGLNSIRESSVRVAQVVRNMLEFSRRSESTNAPADINDLLEKTVELYSTDYDLNNKYDFRNIRLERRFESGLPQVPCSRTQIQQVIMNLLGNAAYALRGTPQPAIVLRTLLDGDAVRIEVQDNGPGMDEPTRRKIFEPFFTTKPVGSGTGLGLSVSYFIVTNNHKGSIEVDSSPGNGARFIIRLPLSRGGSAGFEQHPDHC; translated from the coding sequence ATGCCGGATTCCGGGAAGACCAGGGAACAGCTTCTGGCCGAGTTGCTGGAGTTGCGCAGCAGCGAAAGGCTGCGCCGCAAGCTCGCGGCCGTGTCCTGCGACTTCACCCACGCCTGCGAGCGCGAGGGGCTCGAACCCTTCCGCGTCACCTGGCTGGGCGGGGCCTACGAGAAGGTCACCGGGTACAACTCACTCGAAATACTCACCACCGGCTGTTGGCTGACTTTCGTCCACCAGGAGGACCAGGAGCGCGTCGGCGCGCACCTGATGCGCCTGAAGGCGGGCGACGCGGGCGAGATCGAGTTCCGGCTGATCCACAAGGACGGCGGCGTGCGCCACGTCCGCGAGACGTACCTCTGCGAGCAGGGCGAGCACGTCCACCAGCTGCGCCTCTACGGCTCCATCAACGACATCACCGAACGCACCCGCATGCAGGAGCTCATGGTCCAGACGGAGAAGATGATGTCCGTTGGCGGCCTGGCCGCGGGCATGGCCCACGAGATCAACAACCCCTTGAGCGGCATCCTGCAGAGCATCCAGGTCATCATGCGCCGCCTGGGCGAGCCCAACGGGCCGAACGCGATGGCCGCGCGGGAGTCCGGCTGCACCCTGGATTCCGTGACCGGCTACATGGAGCGCAGGGGCATCCTCACAGGCCTGAACAGCATCCGGGAGTCCAGCGTGCGCGTGGCCCAGGTGGTCAGGAACATGCTGGAGTTCAGCCGCAGGAGCGAATCGACCAACGCCCCCGCCGATATCAACGACCTGCTGGAAAAGACCGTGGAGCTCTACTCCACCGACTACGACCTCAACAACAAGTACGACTTCAGGAACATCCGCCTGGAGCGCCGGTTCGAGAGCGGGCTGCCCCAGGTGCCCTGCTCCAGGACGCAGATACAGCAGGTGATCATGAACCTGCTGGGCAATGCGGCCTACGCCCTGCGGGGAACGCCGCAGCCCGCCATCGTGCTGCGCACGCTGCTCGACGGCGACGCCGTGCGCATCGAAGTGCAGGACAACGGCCCCGGCATGGACGAGCCCACCCGGCGCAAGATCTTCGAGCCCTTCTTCACCACCAAGCCCGTCGGCAGCGGCACGGGGCTCGGGCTCTCGGTCTCCTATTTCATCGTGACCAACAACCACAAGGGCAGCATCGAGGTGGATTCGTCCCCCGGCAACGGCGCCCGCTTCATCATCCGCCTGCCCCTGAGCAGGGGGGGCTCCGCCGGGTTCGAACAGCACCCGGACCACTGCTGA
- a CDS encoding B12-binding domain-containing radical SAM protein — protein MTDVLLINSSFTYGRVARGIQFYPPIGLNYLAASLRLKGLRPKIVDLGIEPLTTELIGDIVARENIPLVGFSSNSPQIHNTMRIVRGLRERFGQDLTIALGGFHISNDATFLERYPQIDIGVIGDGDITFTEIAQRVVGGEKVRGTFTGTMTASLDDMPFPAYDLTPLDNYKQVGLKYYPLLGTRGCPFNCVFCSRSPMSRKVRFRSAENLLEEMKRGYDVFGGRYGFLDESFTLRERNVIEFCEGLIRWGKPVRWTAGGIRLDQINPDVLDLMWKAGCRDFFVGVETGSERVRKEIVGKRISDKQIFESFKILDRHPFEVEASFVLGHPTETEEELAQTCFFPAKLKSMGVKCLTQVGFKLAVPMPGSRLWKIALDEGKIPPDFIDRYINFEYGEDFFSVWPKYYPDGITKERVLELKKQGYLKYYLRPEYILARLKRDLLNPKYLLEDIREFISMIRKGHSTVSLTE, from the coding sequence ATGACCGACGTCCTGCTGATCAACTCATCCTTCACCTACGGGCGGGTGGCCCGGGGCATCCAGTTCTACCCGCCCATCGGGCTCAACTACCTCGCGGCCTCCCTGCGCCTCAAAGGGCTGCGCCCCAAGATCGTGGACCTGGGCATCGAGCCCCTGACCACGGAGCTGATCGGCGACATCGTGGCCCGGGAGAACATCCCCCTGGTGGGCTTCTCCTCCAACTCCCCGCAGATCCACAACACCATGCGGATCGTCAGGGGGCTGCGCGAGCGCTTCGGCCAGGACCTGACCATCGCCCTGGGCGGCTTCCACATCAGCAACGACGCCACCTTCCTGGAGCGCTACCCCCAGATCGACATCGGGGTCATCGGCGACGGGGACATCACCTTCACGGAGATCGCCCAGCGGGTGGTCGGCGGCGAGAAGGTGCGCGGCACCTTCACCGGCACCATGACCGCCAGCCTGGACGACATGCCCTTCCCGGCCTACGACCTCACCCCGCTGGACAACTACAAGCAGGTCGGGCTCAAGTACTACCCCCTGCTCGGCACCCGGGGCTGCCCGTTCAACTGCGTGTTCTGCTCGCGCTCGCCCATGTCGCGCAAGGTGCGCTTCCGCTCGGCGGAGAACCTGCTGGAGGAGATGAAGCGCGGCTACGACGTCTTCGGCGGGCGCTACGGCTTCCTGGACGAGAGCTTCACCCTGCGGGAAAGGAACGTGATCGAGTTCTGCGAGGGGCTCATCCGGTGGGGCAAGCCCGTGCGCTGGACCGCCGGGGGCATCCGGCTGGACCAGATCAACCCCGACGTGCTGGACCTGATGTGGAAGGCCGGGTGCAGGGACTTCTTCGTGGGCGTGGAGACCGGCAGCGAGCGCGTGCGCAAGGAGATCGTGGGCAAGCGCATCAGCGACAAGCAGATCTTCGAATCCTTCAAGATACTCGACCGCCACCCCTTCGAGGTGGAGGCATCCTTCGTGCTGGGCCACCCCACCGAGACCGAGGAGGAGCTGGCCCAGACCTGCTTCTTCCCGGCCAAGCTCAAGAGCATGGGCGTCAAGTGCCTGACCCAGGTGGGCTTCAAGCTGGCCGTGCCCATGCCGGGCTCGCGGCTGTGGAAGATCGCCCTGGACGAGGGCAAGATCCCGCCCGACTTCATCGACCGCTACATCAACTTCGAGTACGGCGAGGACTTCTTCTCCGTCTGGCCCAAGTACTACCCCGACGGGATCACGAAGGAGCGGGTGCTGGAGCTCAAGAAGCAGGGCTACCTCAAGTACTACCTGCGCCCGGAATACATCCTGGCGCGCCTCAAGCGCGATCTGCTCAACCCCAAGTACCTGCTTGAGGACATCCGCGAGTTCATCAGCATGATCCGCAAGGGCCACTCCACCGTGAGCCTCACAGAGTAA
- a CDS encoding glycosyltransferase, whose protein sequence is MPKRLDSALIATCSDILDESGEAIRHNSPAWPMMDYFSRRCRTLALLELSLPRKGMVCRPQLSLFENGRRTAFKTWGPLATRPFLVAEGEAGPRTYMRLKVRDLLACLWAAQAFNRRYDLFIGVESLLAILGGMLRKLRLVDESVYYISDWSPWKFSNKALNRVYLEMDKAACRLSSHIWNYTYAIADARRDILHFDDSKFGQQHWVPFGFIPDGVAIPPDSAVDLNRLVFCGGIGPENGLDVIVEAMPAIRAALPEIRLDVLGDGPDLPRLKARAEALGVGGAVTWHGYVTDRRRILDAQLGAGLALAPYAPLENSVKRFGDVIKIREAIGCGLPIITTEVPPSHREVREKNLGRVIEYSPEALTGAVVELLSDPAAYFAVRANVVAASRENLWDNIYGRTLAAMGYGPGPA, encoded by the coding sequence ATGCCCAAGCGACTCGACTCCGCGCTGATCGCCACCTGCTCCGACATCCTGGACGAGTCCGGCGAGGCCATCCGCCACAACAGCCCGGCCTGGCCCATGATGGACTATTTCTCCAGGCGCTGCCGCACGCTCGCGCTGCTGGAGCTGTCCCTGCCGCGCAAGGGCATGGTCTGCCGCCCGCAGCTGAGCCTGTTCGAGAACGGACGGCGCACGGCCTTCAAAACCTGGGGGCCGCTGGCCACCCGGCCCTTCCTCGTGGCCGAGGGCGAGGCCGGGCCGCGCACCTACATGCGCCTCAAGGTCCGCGACCTGCTGGCCTGCCTCTGGGCGGCACAAGCTTTCAACCGCCGCTACGACCTGTTCATCGGCGTGGAGTCCCTGCTGGCCATCCTGGGCGGGATGCTGCGCAAACTCAGGCTCGTGGACGAGTCGGTCTACTACATCTCGGACTGGTCGCCTTGGAAGTTCTCCAACAAGGCGCTCAACCGCGTCTACCTGGAGATGGACAAGGCCGCCTGCCGCCTGAGCAGCCACATCTGGAACTACACTTACGCCATCGCTGACGCCCGGCGCGACATCCTGCACTTCGACGACTCAAAATTCGGCCAGCAGCACTGGGTGCCCTTCGGCTTCATCCCCGACGGGGTGGCGATCCCCCCCGACAGCGCGGTGGACTTGAACCGTCTGGTGTTCTGTGGAGGCATCGGCCCCGAGAACGGGCTGGATGTCATCGTGGAGGCCATGCCCGCCATCCGCGCGGCCCTGCCGGAGATTCGCCTGGACGTGCTGGGCGACGGGCCGGACCTTCCCCGCCTCAAGGCCCGGGCCGAGGCCCTGGGCGTTGGCGGCGCGGTGACCTGGCACGGCTACGTCACGGACCGCAGGCGCATCCTGGACGCCCAGCTGGGCGCGGGGCTGGCCCTGGCGCCCTACGCCCCGCTGGAGAACAGCGTGAAGCGCTTCGGGGACGTGATCAAGATCCGCGAGGCCATCGGCTGCGGCCTGCCCATAATAACCACCGAGGTGCCGCCCTCCCACCGGGAGGTGCGCGAGAAGAACCTGGGCCGCGTCATCGAGTATTCCCCCGAGGCCCTGACAGGCGCGGTGGTCGAACTGCTCTCTGACCCGGCGGCCTACTTCGCGGTGCGGGCCAATGTGGTGGCCGCGTCGCGCGAGAACCTCTGGGACAACATCTACGGCCGGACCCTGGCCGCCATGGGCTACGGCCCAGGACCCGCTTGA
- a CDS encoding DNA repair protein RecN has protein sequence MIDLLRIKNLALIADVELEFGPGLNVLTGETGAGKTFILKALEFLTGERLSADMVRHGAQKAQVEAVFVLDGEELMLRRELSAETGRARFYVNDQLATQETARELKPRLLLHASQHGQQKLLAPAFQAKLLDHFLPDHSLAGSRTALLRELADVAREAKALHERLAHLEDRREILELKRAEIDKVAPRPGEEEELLARQQALRHARRAKDAVEAALDMLYGDQGLPAGLGRLERELGVLAQTGGDFEADQAAVREARVALSDLAERLRSGVPGLEEDPEAVESRLWELAQLKRKLKLDMPAILDLAREIEENLNFLDSAGLDFKRLERRARELRAQAAQVLSALDAARTEAAGRLCARIEGELRSLGFSEHVRVLFELTPTELYPAEGDMPALSELSAKLLFAPNPGQPPQPLDRIASGGELSRFLLAVTSLRSENDQAALIFDEVDAGIGGVTLNRVGERLKELARHRQMLLITHWPQLAALAGRHFMVAKHVADGQTETTVTALEGKALREELSRMAGGGEQGHALAEKLLLPLG, from the coding sequence GTGATCGATCTTCTGCGCATCAAAAACCTGGCCCTGATAGCCGACGTGGAACTGGAGTTCGGCCCGGGGCTCAACGTGCTCACCGGCGAGACCGGCGCGGGCAAGACCTTCATCCTCAAGGCCCTGGAATTCCTCACCGGGGAGCGCCTGAGCGCCGACATGGTGCGCCACGGCGCGCAGAAGGCCCAGGTGGAGGCGGTGTTCGTGCTGGACGGCGAGGAGCTCATGCTGCGCCGCGAGCTCTCCGCCGAGACGGGGCGCGCCAGATTCTACGTCAACGACCAGCTGGCCACCCAGGAGACCGCCCGCGAGCTCAAGCCCCGCCTGCTGCTGCACGCCAGCCAGCACGGACAGCAGAAGCTCTTGGCCCCCGCCTTCCAGGCCAAGCTGCTGGACCACTTCCTGCCCGACCACTCCCTGGCAGGGAGCCGCACCGCGCTGCTGCGCGAACTGGCCGACGTGGCCCGCGAGGCCAAGGCCCTGCACGAGCGCCTGGCCCACCTGGAGGACCGCCGCGAGATTCTGGAGCTCAAGCGCGCCGAGATCGACAAGGTGGCCCCCCGCCCCGGCGAGGAGGAGGAGCTGCTGGCCCGCCAGCAGGCCCTGCGCCACGCCCGGCGCGCCAAGGACGCCGTGGAGGCCGCCCTGGACATGCTCTACGGCGACCAGGGCCTGCCCGCGGGGCTCGGGCGCCTGGAGCGCGAGCTTGGCGTGCTCGCCCAGACCGGCGGGGATTTCGAGGCCGATCAGGCGGCCGTGCGCGAGGCCCGGGTGGCCCTCTCCGATCTGGCCGAGCGGCTGCGCTCCGGCGTGCCCGGCCTGGAGGAGGACCCCGAGGCCGTGGAGTCCCGCCTGTGGGAGCTGGCCCAGCTCAAACGCAAGCTCAAGCTGGACATGCCCGCCATCCTGGACCTGGCCCGCGAGATCGAGGAGAACCTGAACTTCCTGGACAGCGCCGGGCTGGATTTCAAGCGCCTGGAGCGCCGCGCCCGCGAGCTGCGCGCCCAAGCCGCCCAGGTGCTCTCCGCCCTGGACGCGGCCCGCACCGAGGCCGCGGGGCGGCTCTGCGCGCGTATCGAGGGGGAGCTGCGCAGCCTTGGGTTTTCCGAGCATGTGCGCGTGCTCTTCGAGCTGACCCCCACCGAGCTTTACCCGGCCGAGGGCGACATGCCGGCGCTCAGCGAGCTCTCCGCCAAACTGCTCTTCGCGCCCAACCCGGGCCAGCCGCCACAGCCGCTGGACCGCATCGCCTCAGGCGGCGAGCTCTCGCGCTTCCTGCTGGCCGTCACCAGCCTGCGCTCCGAGAACGACCAGGCCGCGCTGATCTTCGACGAAGTGGACGCGGGCATCGGCGGCGTGACGCTGAACCGCGTGGGCGAGCGCCTCAAGGAGCTGGCCCGCCACCGCCAGATGCTGCTCATCACCCACTGGCCGCAGCTGGCGGCGCTAGCAGGGCGGCACTTCATGGTGGCCAAGCACGTGGCCGACGGCCAGACCGAGACCACCGTCACCGCCCTGGAGGGCAAGGCCCTGCGCGAGGAGCTCAGCCGCATGGCGGGCGGCGGCGAACAGGGGCACGCCCTGGCCGAGAAGCTCCTCCTGCCGCTGGGCTGA
- a CDS encoding TMEM175 family protein: MEDREERCGRTEGHMGKNRLEAFSDGVIAIIITIMVLELKVPRGDTFAALLPLIPTFLCYVLSFVYVGIYWNNHHHMLHTVQRVSGGMLWANQHLLFWLSLIPFVTGWMGENHFAPAPTALYGVVLLMAAIAYWMLQRTIMNAQGPDSLLKAAVGRDLKGKLSPVLYLLAIPSAFLAQWIADAIYVLVALIWLVPDQRIERVLVGRKQRGGITSDG, encoded by the coding sequence ATGGAGGATCGTGAAGAGCGCTGCGGGCGCACCGAGGGGCACATGGGCAAGAACAGGCTGGAAGCCTTCAGCGACGGCGTCATCGCCATCATCATCACCATCATGGTCCTGGAGCTGAAGGTCCCGCGCGGAGACACGTTCGCCGCCCTGCTCCCGCTCATCCCCACGTTTTTGTGCTACGTCTTGAGCTTCGTCTACGTCGGCATCTACTGGAACAACCACCACCACATGCTCCACACGGTGCAGCGGGTGAGCGGCGGGATGCTCTGGGCCAACCAGCACCTGCTGTTCTGGCTCTCGCTGATCCCCTTCGTCACGGGCTGGATGGGCGAGAACCACTTCGCGCCCGCGCCCACCGCGCTCTACGGCGTGGTGCTGCTCATGGCCGCCATCGCCTACTGGATGCTGCAGCGCACCATCATGAACGCCCAGGGGCCGGACTCCCTGCTCAAGGCGGCTGTGGGGCGCGACCTCAAGGGCAAACTCTCCCCGGTGCTCTACCTTTTGGCAATCCCCTCGGCGTTCCTGGCCCAGTGGATCGCCGACGCCATCTACGTGCTGGTGGCCCTGATCTGGCTCGTGCCGGACCAGCGCATCGAGCGGGTCCTGGTGGGAAGGAAACAGCGCGGGGGGATCACTTCGGATGGCTGA
- a CDS encoding ABC transporter permease — protein sequence MLVLLKRLILKSIWLAVVFLGITLVSFFVIHLAPGKPTDLQTDMNPLITPEAIARLEKLYGLDQPVHVQYGLWLKRLGSLDFGNALTGDRRPVWDKIKERLPLTFGMNMAALVLTLALAIPIGVTAAARQNGFFDRASTVFVFLGFAVPGFWLALLLMLLLGIVWPVLPISGITSLDHARMDWWGRAADICSHLAIPMFIYVFGGLAGMSRYMRSSMLEALRQDYILTARAKGLPERLVIYRHALRNALLPVITLLGLSVPGLIGGSVIIEQIFSLPGLGQLFYQAVMSRDYPLIMANLVLGAVLTLAGNMLADVGYSLADPRIRSGARND from the coding sequence GTGCTTGTTCTGCTGAAACGTCTCATCCTCAAGTCCATCTGGCTGGCTGTGGTGTTCCTCGGGATCACCCTGGTGAGCTTTTTCGTCATCCATCTGGCCCCTGGCAAGCCCACCGACCTCCAGACCGACATGAACCCGCTCATCACGCCCGAGGCCATCGCCCGGCTGGAGAAGCTCTACGGCCTGGACCAGCCCGTGCACGTGCAGTACGGCCTGTGGCTGAAGCGCCTGGGCAGCCTGGACTTCGGCAACGCCCTCACCGGCGACCGCCGCCCCGTGTGGGACAAGATCAAGGAGCGCCTGCCCCTGACCTTCGGCATGAACATGGCCGCCCTGGTCCTGACGCTGGCCCTGGCCATCCCCATAGGGGTCACGGCCGCGGCCCGGCAGAACGGCTTCTTCGACAGGGCCTCCACGGTGTTCGTGTTCCTGGGCTTTGCCGTGCCCGGATTCTGGCTGGCCCTGCTGCTGATGCTGCTCCTGGGCATCGTCTGGCCGGTGCTGCCCATCTCCGGCATCACCTCGCTGGACCACGCCCGCATGGACTGGTGGGGCCGCGCGGCCGACATCTGCTCCCACCTGGCCATCCCCATGTTCATCTACGTGTTCGGCGGCCTGGCGGGCATGAGCCGCTACATGCGCTCCTCCATGCTGGAGGCCTTGCGGCAGGACTACATCCTCACCGCCCGGGCCAAGGGCCTGCCCGAGCGCCTGGTGATCTACCGCCACGCCCTGCGCAACGCCCTGCTGCCGGTGATCACGCTCCTGGGCCTCTCGGTGCCGGGCCTGATCGGCGGCTCGGTGATCATCGAGCAGATATTCTCGCTGCCGGGCCTGGGCCAGCTCTTCTACCAGGCGGTCATGTCCCGCGATTATCCGCTGATCATGGCCAACCTGGTGCTGGGCGCGGTGCTCACCCTGGCGGGCAACATGCTGGCGGACGTGGGCTACTCCCTGGCCGACCCGCGCATCCGCTCCGGGGCCCGAAATGACTGA
- the rbr gene encoding rubrerythrin, with protein MKSLKGTKTEKNLLASFAGESQARNRYTFFAGVAKKEGYEQIAAIFTETAEQEKEHAKRFFKFLEGGDVEITATYPAGRIGTTLENLKHAAAGEHEEHTVLYPAAAAVAREEGFEAVALVFEAISTVEEFHEKRYKALAADVENGTVFKKTCETTWKCRNCGYNHKGDAAPVSCPACMHPQAYFQVCEWNF; from the coding sequence ATGAAATCGCTCAAAGGAACCAAGACCGAGAAGAACCTCCTGGCCTCCTTCGCCGGGGAGTCCCAGGCCCGCAACCGCTACACCTTCTTCGCCGGCGTGGCCAAGAAGGAGGGCTACGAGCAGATCGCGGCCATCTTCACCGAGACCGCCGAGCAGGAGAAGGAGCACGCCAAGCGCTTCTTCAAGTTCTTGGAGGGCGGCGACGTGGAGATCACCGCCACCTACCCCGCAGGGCGCATCGGCACCACGCTTGAGAACCTCAAGCACGCCGCCGCCGGCGAGCACGAGGAGCACACCGTGCTCTACCCGGCCGCCGCAGCCGTGGCCCGCGAGGAGGGTTTCGAGGCCGTGGCCCTGGTCTTCGAGGCCATCAGCACCGTGGAGGAGTTCCACGAGAAGCGCTACAAGGCCCTGGCCGCCGACGTGGAGAACGGCACCGTGTTCAAGAAGACCTGCGAGACCACCTGGAAGTGCCGCAACTGCGGCTACAACCACAAGGGAGACGCCGCCCCGGTGAGCTGCCCCGCCTGCATGCATCCCCAGGCCTACTTCCAGGTCTGCGAGTGGAACTTCTAG